The Danaus plexippus chromosome 20, MEX_DaPlex, whole genome shotgun sequence sequence GTCCGCAAGGAAACCGGCTTAGCAAACATATTCACTACGCCATTCGTGGAGGACAAGGCGAGTCTGCTCAGCATACCCAAAGATATACAGACGCTGATACCCATCAAGAAGAAACTTCACACCCCAAAGAAGAATCCGTTATTCGAAGTGAACATGACGCCGAGTCCAATGAAAACTGTTTCCATTGtcagaataaataaagacGATAATTGCCAGCAGTCGAACAGCTCTGGTGACGATCACGAATCCTGTAAGAGTCAGAAGACGGTTAATGAGGATAATGATAAATTCCTCCTGATTGATCTGTTGCTGTCGTATTTGAATAGTGCTgtgagtataaatatttttcttaataatttttgtttattttatttgtcttttacTTTTATGGCATCgcctcaatttttttttctgatctgtcgcatgtcgcattacacaAAGTGCTGTAATGgaagtataattaaaagtttcagCAGATTTCGCCTCCACTcgaaccaaataaaaatatttattccggTTTAAAAAGCTAACCacttatatttgtcatataattaaaattttaaaacaatcaaagCATCTAATCTGTTTAAAACCGGAATGACGGTAATAGTTCCTGATATATgtttaacaaatttgtttagCAAAAGCCAGCAGTTATATAAACTAgatattacagaaataaattcttatttgtcatagtcatttaaaatatagggTCTTAGAtaacaagtattttattaaaacaatcttatcagtatttaacgttttatttttatcaatttccatttacataataaaagctttttttttaccaCAAGTTGATGcctttaatgaatttttatcgTGACAGTTAATATTACTACgttactatatatttagttagtaGTAAGTATAAGATTTAGTCGAATAGGTTTTTCAACAGATCTTTTATTCCGGAcctaagataaaattataagcaaaCTCGTAAAAACTATCGATTTCTTTCCATAAAAGGAAAGCTTTCCAAAAAATtttgagaatattattttttaagtaggGTAATCCCTGCAATGGACTATGACTTAACCGCAATGTACAGGTTGCGAGAAATTTATTTGCTACCTCATAATTAGCGTATCATGGCTATTGAATAGGGCTTCACAGCGTGGATCGGATGTCACGTGTCCTAATAAATAAGTTCTATATAGAACGGAAATCCATAGATCCATGGAAAAATGttggaattttttttagaaactatcagatataaataaaaatcttacattTAGGATAACCAAGTGGTTCTCCGGGCATGCGAGGGTATCATGATAGTGTCGTCGCTCCCGGAAGACGATATCGCTAATTTGGTGACGAGCAGCCCGGCCTGTGAGACGATCATCGATAAATTGGTTAATAAGTACCGGGCCATCCCTAGTGACGTGGACCCGAATGACGTTGATCACTTGAACATTACGTGGGCGTGAGTTTTATttggataattaaaatttttccatcTCCCCTTCTTTGTAGCGGGAAAAAAATTCGGAGAAAAAGCTGTGAgctaacaaaaaaacaaagcaTTTTTTGTTGGAACTAGGTCCTTGAATGAAGATGATGtcatgaaacaaattttactaatattttaatgttgatatattatatcgtttttcatatcaaataaatggGTTTAATCGACAGATACATTGTTGTTCACATTTAGGTATGTGGCCCAAGATTTCGGTGACAAAAGTTACAATCGCTTCCACGGCTACAGGGAGCTGACGAGTTTCTTTTCGTGGTTGGATTACGTGGACACTTTGATGAAGGTAATTATCATTCATATTCATCAGCTAAAAGACCCTGCTATCAGGACTGTACGATTCCTCTCAGCGTCACATTTCTAGgaatccaattttttttttttctaaaatccAATGAATAACATTATGcgaaaacttttttaacaaaaaaatttatgatgttTTAAAACCCGTTTCTTTGTCCAGTTTTAATATTCCtggatttttttgtctttcagGGAATATCATACCCACTGTCATTATTCATTACCCGTTTAGCGATCAGATAATAtaagtgaaactaatattttcggtttACAACGCACTATATTATTATCCTAACTTCATACTCAAGAAGTtacggttactttgcagcaaccgtaatCACGGTCGGACGAGATTAGAATGCAAAgtaccgaaacgtcgggactatgtggtgtcaaaaataataagcacGCCTAacaatccgaaaatattagtatcatttaaatggatactcgcgaaaatctcagatcacatttttatatgtatggaaCTCGTAATTCCAGGAATTAACAATGTTTCCAGGAATGCCACCCCACCATATCGTCTCACTTGGCTCGCATATTCCGCTGCCACTTCCTGGACGCCGTTCCCGAAGCAGCCAGCGGCGCTGTGTTGTCGTCAGCCTTGCTAGCGAAATGTCTCAGAGTGTTGGACGCGAGTGATCTCATACAGGGTGAGCGCCTCGTCTCtacttatattatgtatgcgaaagtaactagtagattttgataaattttgtaatagagATAGACGGATCCCTTGAGAAGGACATAGGCTACCTTTTATACCGATCCCGGCCCAAAAACCACACATGTTCGGGTTCAATTGTCGTAGTTGCATAAAACAACTCCTATGTTCACGCGAACGGAGTCGCGGGAAAAAGCTGGTACAATATAAAGGAATAAGGAACTGAGACAATcctaagcaaatatatatatatgtatgaatatgTACATGACTCGATACCCATGGGGCTTGAGATCCGTCTTGCATGCATGCACAAATCTCAGAAATAACTTGCATACATGCTAAAATGCCAGATATGCCTCGCAGTATCTccatttaagttatttttatatggactAGGCTCTCGCCATATAAATTCTTCTGCATTCGTATTGTACCTTGTCATTTTCTTTTAGAAAATTGATTTGTAAATggttttttgtacaaattgttataattcgGAAGAAGTAacatactataataatttagcGCTGTAAATCTATGACAACAAAAAATTTCCTTGAAATACGTTTGGAGTCGTGTCTGATAGagaaacacacacatacaaacacatacacattcacaaacacacacacacgcacacatacacacacacacacacacacgcacacatacacattcacaaacacacacacatatacacattCACAAACACACGCTCAATAACAAGTACCATCATAATATGAGCTATTGCGTCAtacaatttgttatatatccAGAGTTCTCAAGTTGGTTGGTCGGGGAGGGCGAGTGTGAGTGGTCAGTGCTACTGTCTCTGGTCGACAACTGCCTCACCGACAAGCACGATCTCACGCTAGAGACGCTGAGGTTTTTTGAGGtatttaccatttttattacattgatttagacttagttattaaaatgttgccaGTTATAGGACCAAGAATGAGTTAGTCAGCTATTAAAATGTTGCCAGTTCTATAAGAATGAGTAAGTACAGGCAAAGatgattgaatttaaaaagaaactaatgGACTTGTTCCTTTAAGAACTTTAAAAATGCTGTGTGATATGTTACTACCATTTTCATTGATTCAACTAATCCctacttatattttcataataactaGTTATTTACAGACGGCGTAATTCAAAAGTCGTttagaataatgtttttaacttaatttaaaatattttattgacttatCTTAATTCTTAAGTTTTGATTCTGTTATTAAAACACCAgtagtttaataattacttaaatattttaatgctgaCCATAgtgtgttataatttatatatatatatatatgggatattttatatttacaggcTATTATAGAAAAGGGCACAGAGCACAGTATGGAGCGGCTCGTGCTGTCTCGCGTGTGGTCACGTGGTTACTATCACTCCCCACCCAACGGCGCGCTACAGGACGAGAGGGACAGACTCAATGACGTCTCGCACGCGAGGGAAAGAGAGAGAAACAGGTGACACGGCTTCAATGATATATTCATTGAATTCAGACTTGGcaacacagataatatatacatacagatTGTAACATATTATTGATGGTTTGTGATTATGTGATGTATTTTAGTGTTGATACTTACCATTTGTTTCTTCGAACTGGATATTAGTCGTAAGTAGTGCTGTATCTATGGATGATATAAACTCCGTTTGCAGTGTGAGGGCGCTAACTGACTA is a genomic window containing:
- the LOC116773851 gene encoding FHF complex subunit HOOK interacting protein 2A-like isoform X2; the protein is MLSRFSDVLQTAADVLAPPPTRLEDFEYHWKMVLNFYRNYDEKTKVHIEDTRVPHHLHQMLQLIVDEEKEQNDGTVGPCLESIIQRSISLLDVLVALASVDRPPGARAMALSLATALLRRTRRPCINSAHVYRPLQRMLVQCNESPASPTEKEEVELLLTLCGLVRKETGLANIFTTPFVEDKASLLSIPKDIQTLIPIKKKLHTPKKNPLFEVNMTPSPMKTVSIVRINKDDNCQQSNSSGDDHESCKSQKTVNEDNDKFLLIDLLLSYLNSADNQVVLRACEGIMIVSSLPEDDIANLVTSSPACETIIDKLVNKYRAIPSDVDPNDVDHLNITWAYVAQDFGDKSYNRFHGYRELTSFFSWLDYVDTLMKECHPTISSHLARIFRCHFLDAVPEAASGAVLSSALLAKCLRVLDASDLIQEFSSWLVGEGECEWSVLLSLVDNCLTDKHDLTLETLRFFEAIIEKGTEHSMERLVLSRVWSRGYYHSPPNGALQDERDRLNDVSHARERERNREAMQQMQHEEKINSQVSELLNDGGTDCDIHRVINRRLGILKERLQEIIASEKFEMLQLS